A stretch of DNA from Bradyrhizobium algeriense:
GAATCCGATTCCGATGGCCGGGTGGGGGCTGATCGTCGCGGCGCTGCTGGTGATCGGTTCGATACCGCTCTTCGTCGGTCTCGCCGTCGTTCTGCCGGTGCTCGGTCATGCCACCTGGCATCTGTACCGGAAAGTGGTGGAGCCGGATCCCAACCCTCCACAGGAGGAACCCCACCTGCGGAAAGGACACCGCTACGCGGCGGATTTCCCGGCCAATCTCTTCCCGTGGAGCCGCGAGCGCTAGCTCGTAATGATCGAATGGATCCCGGAGCAGCGCCGCCGATTCGTATCGGCCGCGCTACCGGATCAGCGACGGACGCCTCGCATCGGCAATGGGTGAATCCAGTTACGTGCTCGTGGCCCCAGCAACTGGGACCGCGCAGTGCGGCTTGACATAGCCGATGCCCTCCTCCCGGATTGGCTGCTGCCGTCTGCACATCGGCTCGGCTGGTCGAGGCTAGCTAGAAACCGGCCCCCGATAGCAACAGAACTGCACCGAGTGCCATAAGGAAAAGGCCCGGCCAATTCGTTCCGAGCCCCAGGAATCGCAAGCTGCGCCGTGGCGGCTCCAAAGTATCGCGAGCGGGCCGGGAGGAATCCCGGCCACTAAGCGGTCCCCGCCAAATAGCGGTGCGTGCCATGTACAGGAATCCGCCGATAACGAGGAGCGCGCCAAGTCCCATCAGGAACATTCTCGCCTCTCTATTTGTCACTGCCCGCACGATACAACCGGACTCAAGCATCCAGGCTCGAAAAACGTTCCGGCCAAGCGCTGTAATTCAGCAGGTCGCTGTCCGACCTAAAGTCCGGAATCGAAACCAAAGCGGACCTCCATCGACCATCCTGAATTGGCCTGACGTCCTAGAACAGTGGCGGTATCTGCCCCACCTTCAGCGGGCCTAAAAACACCGCGCCGTCGACGAAGCGCAGCGGGAACGCGCGGGCCTTCTTGCCTTCGAGCTCCGCCTCCTTGCCGAGCGCATTGATGCCCGCGGCGACGCCGGTATTGGCGTTCTGCTTGACGACCTTGCCGAGCCCCGGGATCGCCCGGTCGAGCGCGCCGAACAAATTGTTGAGGTCTTGCGATTTCACGCCAGGTGCTACGCGATCGAGCGTTGCCTGCGGCACGCCCTCCTCCAGCATCTTTTCGATTCCCAGCGCCGGAATCACTTTCTCGATGCCCGCCACCGTCATCTGCAATTCGCCGTCGATCCGGCCCTGGGCGTTGAGGCTCAACGTGCCCGCGGCGACCGAGACCAGATCGCCCTGCTGAACCCGCGAGCGCACGACTTCGACACGGCCGCCTGCCGCCTGCAACTCCCTGAACCGTTCCGGCCAGGGCTTTGGCTTGAAATCCTTCAAGCCGCTCAGCCTGGTTTGCACGTCGACATCGAACGGCGCAGCCAGCAGCGGGTGCACTTCCTGCACGCTGCCGCCCGATATCTGCAACACGGTCTCGATCACGGGATTGTCCTGCGCCGAGCCTTCGGCGAACCGGCCGTGCAGCTGGGCCTGGCCGGCGCGCGCGAGCGGCGTCTGCACCGGTCCGTTGATACGATCGATCGAGGGATTCTCGAACACGATGGAGGCGCGCTGCGGAATGTCAGGCAGTCCGCTGACGCTGCTGCGGCCGCTGGTCCAATTCACCTTCATCGACGGCGGCTGCCCGCGATCGGCCAGCGTGGCCGGCGCCTTGAATTCGGCGATCAGCAGTTTCGGCTGGTAGATTTGCGCGATCACCATGATTTCGCCGAGCCGCGCGGTGAACAGCGCCTTCGCATCGGCCGTCTGCGAGACCAGCGCAACGCTGGCGTCGTCGCAGCGGACTTCGAAGCGGAACGGAAAGCCCGCAACCTCGCGCTTGGCGCACGCATAGACCCGGCCGGATTTGGCCTCCTGCGCGGCCCACGCGTCGGCGCGGACGCCGACTTCGGACGCGGCATAGAACCAGAATGCGCTCCATGCCGCAGCGGCGACGACGAGCAAAGCGGGCATGATGAAGAGGCGCCACAGCGGGCGCCGGCGCGGCGCGGGGGTCGTGTCAGGCATGCGGCGTCCTTTGGCTAGCGATTTTGTCAAATGTAAGCATCCACCGATCACAACAAAAGGCATTGATTTTACTTCGCTTTGTCGTTCGGTTCTGGTAGCGGTGCGAGGGTATGTCCGCGACTGATCTCAACGATACGGAATTCTCGACAGGCGACCTCTGGGTGTTCGGTTACGGCTCCCTTATGTGGCGCCCGGGCTTCGAATTCATCGAGCGCCTTCCGGCGCGGCTGATCGGCGAACACCGCGCGCTCTGCGTCTATTCCTTCGTCCATCGCGGCACGCCGGAGAAACCGGGCCTCGTGCTCGGGCTCGACCGCGGCGGCGCCTGCCGCGGCGTCGCGTTCCGGGTCGCGGAGAAGAACCGCACCGCCACCATCGCCTATTTGCGCGAGCGCGAGCAGGTCACCTCGGTCTACCGAGAGGTGAAGCGCTCGGTGTGGCTGGAAAACGAGGCGCGCCAGCGCGTCAGCGCACTCGTCTACGTGGTCGACCGCGGCCATGTGCAATATGCCGGACGGCTGTCGCCGGCAGAACAGTTGCGCCATGTGCTGCAAGGGCACGGCCAGTCCGGCGTCAACCGCGACTATGTTCTCGCCACCGTGAAGGCGATCGAGGCGGAAGGTTTTCGCGATCCCCAATTGCACCGGCTCGCGGCGATGCTGCACGACGCGCATCCGCTTCATCCTGCCAAAGGGGATGCGCAAGACGCGTCATAGATTGGTTTGTTCACCCGCGGCATGCTGCGCCTGTATCTGGTGCGCTGTGACTCCTCGATCCGTCGCTCGACGTCAACGCACCATCAGTGCGTGAGATGGAAGTCCGCCCAAAGCCGGAGCCCCACGGAAAGAGCAAAGATCACGATCAGCACCGGCGGCAGGCTATTGTGCAACGATCCGTCCCCTTAGCGCGAACAAATCGGCCGGCTCATATTGGCGGAATCGCGGCGCGACGTTGTCCACGATCTCGGCCGATGGTTCGCCCGGCACCGAGCTTTCTTCAAGAATCGCGAACCCGGCCTCGCGGAACAGCCTGACATAATCGCTGTGCCGAAGCCGGTTGACGTATTGCAAGCCACTGTTGAACGGGCGCCACTGCGCGTCGTCGTATTTCAGGAAATTGAACCGCGAGAGACTACTGTCCGAACGGGCATAATGGTCGCTGTAGTCGATCGAATGCGTCGTGATTCCGATGGTCACCGCCCGCAGTCCCGCGAGCAACCGCACAAGCTGGTCCGGCGGGATGTGCTCCAGCACCTCGTTCGAGCAGGAGCAGTCGACCTTCTGATCAGTATCAGTGACGTCGTGCGGCGCACGGTAGCAGACGCCAAAACGTTCCAGATGGTCCCAGCTTTCCAGCGTGACATCACCGGTGAGGATTCGCCGCGCCGCATGCTGGATCAGGTCGAGCCGCGCCAGACGGTCGACGTCCGAGGCTATGACCTTCGCGACCCCGAGCCGCCGCAGCGCCAAAGGGACAGCGAGATCCCGGCCGGCGCCGATTTCGAGCACCGACGACGGGGTTCCACCGACATGTCGCGCATAATCCTCGAGGACACGGCGGGCAATATTCTGAAGTGAAACAAGTGTAGCAGCGGGCCGGGGCCAGGTCCGCGTCACATGCCGTTGCAGGAAATAGTGCGCGTGCTTCCCGCCCGGCATTTCGAGCACCCGGAACGCCATGGCTTTAAGTCGCCAACCCATAGATAAACAACCTACAGGCGAGTCCGGATCGACACAACATGGAACCGCGGTCATCCCGGGTACCCGTGCTGGTTCCAGATTCGTCCACGCCGCTTGCTTGATGCGTAGACGACGCCAGTTCGCGACTTGTGCAGGTTGCCGGGATTTCACTAACGCCGTTCAGTTTGCACCGACGGACGCGTTCATGATCACGCCGGAATGATTCACTGCGCGGCAGGTTGGAGACACCGCGTGCCGGCGCGATGTGTCGACAATCAAAAGCCTGCTCAGTTGGCTTGCGCCGTCGCCGGCCGGCGCGGCGCCGGCGCGGGCTGATCGGAAAGTTCGGGCGCCAGGTCGACACCTGCATCCGCCAGCCGCACGCGCACTTCGGCGGCGACATATTTCGCGTATTCCGACAGCAACAGGCGCAGCGTCGCACCGCTGGTCCACCACGGCTCGTCGCGCCAGCGGTCGCCGACCACCGCGAACGGAATCAGCGTGACGTCGGGCATCGCATGCGACAACTCCAGGATGGCGCGCGGCATGTGATAGTTCGACGTCACCACGATCAGCGACTTGAAGCCGCGCTCGCGGAGCCAGCGCCGCGTCTCCGCGGCGTTGCTCCTGGTATTGACGGCCGAACGGTCGAGATCGACGCAACAACGCAACAGCAGTGACTGGTTGTCGGGCAGCGAGCGCGAAATGTCGCTCAGGGCATTGGTCGGATGCACGCCCGAGATCAACAGCCGCTTGCCGTAACCGCCGGCCAGCAATTCCATCGCGTCCGACACCCGCGACGAGCCGCCGGTCAACACCACGATCCCGTCGGCGTTGCGCGCCGGCCTGATTTCGACGCCGCGCAATTGCGAAAGAAAGGCGATGAAGCCCACCGCCGCGCCGACGAACAGGATCGCCATGGCGCCGACGACGACCGCGCGCAGCCATCCGCGCGGCCGCGCGGCCGGCGCTCTCGGCATGCTGTCGTCGTACTGCAAACCCATCTGGTCCGGCGATCCTCTTCCCTTGAGCCGCGTTTCGATGGAATCGAAACCCGGCTCCAGATTCCCGATTTGACGCGTTTTCCTGACGCGAACCGGTCCCCACTTTACTTGGAAAACTTTAGCCCAATTCTAGAACGTTTTCAGACGAAGTGGAGTCCCGGCCCTGCGTCAATCGATGTCATCCAGCGTGGCGAACAGCGTTCGCCGCGAGGCCCAGGCGGTAATGGCGGCGATCGCCACCGCCTGTACCGCGAGCGCCAGATAGCCCGAGGGCGGCAGCGAAAACGTCCCCAGCAGCGCCGCGAATTGATCGCCGACGGGGGTGCCCGAGAACCAGGCGGCGATCGATTCGGAGAAGCCGAAACCCAGCATTGCAGCGCCGCCGCCGATCACCCCGCCCTCCAGCCCTAATCTCAGAAAATGCCGCAGGAAATGGTTGGCGATATAGCGGTCGCCGGCGCCGACGAAATGCAGCACCTCGACGATCGGGCGGTTCGCCGCCATCGCGCCGCGGGTCGCGAACGAAACCGAAATGATCGTCGCCGCGATCACCAGCACCAGGATGCCGATGCCGGCAAATACGGTCGCGCCGGTCATCGAGCGCATGCGCTCGATCCAGGCGCGGTGATCGTCGACGCTCGCCGACGGCGCCACCTGGGTCACCCTGGAGCGCAGGCCTGCGAGATCGAGCGTGGTGCCGGGCTGCACGCGCGCGACGATGACCCGCGGCACCGGGAGCTGCTCGATCGACAACCCGCTGCCGAGCCACGGCTCCAGCAACCTGGCCGACTCGTCCTTGCTGAACGGCTTGACCTGGACGATGCCGGGCTGCGTCCGCATCGCCTCCGCCGCCGCGGTCACGTCGCGCTCGAGATCGCGCCCTGCCTGCGGGCGCACCTGCATGGTGATTTCGCTGGCGACTTCGGACTGCCATTCCGCAGCCGATGCGCTGACGAGCAGCACGGTGCCGGTGGTGATGGAAGCGAGGAACGTCATGATGGCGACGACGGCGACCAGCGCGCGGCCGGAGATCGACGCCCGCGGCACGATCGGCGACATGTTGCGCGCGCGCGCCGGCACCTGCGGGCGCTCCGTCCCGAGATCCACCAGCGGCCCATGCTCGTCACCCATCCTACTCATAGATGTGCAACCGTCCCTGGTGCAGCACCATTCGCCGCGCCTCGTACTGGTCCATCAGCGTGATGTCGTGGGTCGCGATGATCACCGCGGTGCCCAGCCTGTTCAATTCGATGAACAGCCGCAGCAGGCGCCGGCCGAGCGTCGGGTCGACGCTGCCGGTCGGTTCGTCCGCCAATAGCAATTGCGGCCGCGAGATCACCGCGCGCGCGATCGCGGCGCGCTGCTTCTCGCCGCCCGACAGGATCGGCGGCAGCGCATCCATCCGCTCGCCGAGGCCGACCCACCGCAGCAGGTCGATCACCTCCCGGCGATAGCTGGATTCTTCGCGGCCCATCACGCGGAACGGCAGCGCCACGTTCTCATAGGTCGTCATGTGGTCGAGCAGGCGAAAATCCTGCAGCACGATGCCGATCTTCTGGCGCATGTTCGCGACCTGATCCTTGCCGAGCAGCGAGACGTCCTGGCCGAACAGGTTGACGAGGCCGCGCGTCGGCCGAATCGACAGAAACAACAGCCGCAGCAGCGAGGTCTTGCCGGCGCCCGAGGGACCGGTGAGAAACTGGAAGGAATGCGCCGGAATCAGGAAGGTAAGGTCGCGCAGAATCTCCGGGCCGAGCCCGTACCGCAAACCGACATTTTCGAACCGAACCAAGCTCAGCTCCGCTCGACATGAGCCGTGGCCGAGCTCCGCTCGGCATGGGCAGTTGCCGAGCTCCGCTCGGCGTGGGCAGTTGCCGAGCTCCGCTCGGCGTGGACAGTGGCCGAGCTCTGCTCGGTGTGGGCCGCGGCCGTAAACCCCGGACTTGAGCCTGAACCTGGACCCGAACCCGAACTTTGGGCTCGTGGCCCGCTGGTTTGGGAACCAACCGGACAAAACGGTTTTGCGACCGTTATGGTTTCCGATTCGTTAACGGTCGCTATGTAGCATCCGGACAAAGACACGGTAGAGATGGGCTCCATGCATATCGTTTGCCCTCATTGTACAACATCTTACGCCATCAATCCGACCGCCTTGGGACCCGCAGGACGTACTGTCCGCTGCTCGCGCTGCAAGGAAACCTGGCTGGCGCGGCCCGAAGACGCGATCGAAATGGCGGACGCCATGCCGGCCGCCATGCCAGCTTCGGCACAATCGGCCCCGCCGGCTGAAAACGATGCCGCAGCCGAATGGGAGGCGCTGGCGCGCGAGGAAGAGGGGCAGGACGCCCCGGTGGTCGACAGCCCCTCGATTTCGGCCGGCTGGCCGGCCGAGGGTGAAGGTTCGCCACCAGGCGGCGACAGCGACTGGCCGTCGGCCGCCCGGCTGGATGCGCAGGACCATGAAGAGATCCCGATCACCACGCACCGCCAGCGGCTGGCCCGCCTCTTCCGGCCGCCGTCCCTGCCCCGCATCCCCTTTATGCCGTCTGTTGGCCTGCCGACCGCCTGCGCCGCGATGGGCGCGCTGATCCTGGCGCTGATGATCTGGCGCGCCGATGTCGTGCGGCTGCTGCCGCAAACCGCGACATTCTACAAGATGGTCGGGCTGGAAGTGAACTTGCGCGGGCTGGCGTTCAAGGACATCAAGGTCAGCAACGAGACCGTGGACGGCAAGCCGGTCCTGGTCATCGAAGGCACGATCATAGGCCAGACCAAAAACCCGGTCGAATTGCCGCGGCTGCGCTTTTCCGTCCGCGACGAGCAAGGCACCGAGATCTACGCCTGGAACGCGGTGCTCGAGCAGCCGGCGCTCAAGCCCGGCGAGCGCGCCTACTTCAAGTCGCGGCTGGCTTCGCCGCCGCCCGAAGGCCGCAATATTGACGTACGCTTTTTCAACAAGCGGGATCTGGCCGGTCAGGCCTGAACCAGGCTGCCCATCCCGCTGGGGCGAGAGAGACGACTTTATGCCACGCGTGCTGATTGCCGATGACGAGGATTCCATGCGCTCGCTGGTGGCGCGTGCGATCGCCATGGACGGCCACGAGACCGTCACCGCCGAGGACGGCGCCGAAGCGCTCGATATCCTGACCCGCGAACGCGGCACGTTCGACCTGCTGCTGA
This window harbors:
- a CDS encoding cell division protein FtsX codes for the protein MSRMGDEHGPLVDLGTERPQVPARARNMSPIVPRASISGRALVAVVAIMTFLASITTGTVLLVSASAAEWQSEVASEITMQVRPQAGRDLERDVTAAAEAMRTQPGIVQVKPFSKDESARLLEPWLGSGLSIEQLPVPRVIVARVQPGTTLDLAGLRSRVTQVAPSASVDDHRAWIERMRSMTGATVFAGIGILVLVIAATIISVSFATRGAMAANRPIVEVLHFVGAGDRYIANHFLRHFLRLGLEGGVIGGGAAMLGFGFSESIAAWFSGTPVGDQFAALLGTFSLPPSGYLALAVQAVAIAAITAWASRRTLFATLDDID
- a CDS encoding gamma-glutamylcyclotransferase gives rise to the protein MSATDLNDTEFSTGDLWVFGYGSLMWRPGFEFIERLPARLIGEHRALCVYSFVHRGTPEKPGLVLGLDRGGACRGVAFRVAEKNRTATIAYLREREQVTSVYREVKRSVWLENEARQRVSALVYVVDRGHVQYAGRLSPAEQLRHVLQGHGQSGVNRDYVLATVKAIEAEGFRDPQLHRLAAMLHDAHPLHPAKGDAQDAS
- the ftsE gene encoding cell division ATP-binding protein FtsE; the encoded protein is MVRFENVGLRYGLGPEILRDLTFLIPAHSFQFLTGPSGAGKTSLLRLLFLSIRPTRGLVNLFGQDVSLLGKDQVANMRQKIGIVLQDFRLLDHMTTYENVALPFRVMGREESSYRREVIDLLRWVGLGERMDALPPILSGGEKQRAAIARAVISRPQLLLADEPTGSVDPTLGRRLLRLFIELNRLGTAVIIATHDITLMDQYEARRMVLHQGRLHIYE
- a CDS encoding MJ0042-type zinc finger domain-containing protein, with product MHIVCPHCTTSYAINPTALGPAGRTVRCSRCKETWLARPEDAIEMADAMPAAMPASAQSAPPAENDAAAEWEALAREEEGQDAPVVDSPSISAGWPAEGEGSPPGGDSDWPSAARLDAQDHEEIPITTHRQRLARLFRPPSLPRIPFMPSVGLPTACAAMGALILALMIWRADVVRLLPQTATFYKMVGLEVNLRGLAFKDIKVSNETVDGKPVLVIEGTIIGQTKNPVELPRLRFSVRDEQGTEIYAWNAVLEQPALKPGERAYFKSRLASPPPEGRNIDVRFFNKRDLAGQA
- a CDS encoding YdcF family protein; the protein is MGLQYDDSMPRAPAARPRGWLRAVVVGAMAILFVGAAVGFIAFLSQLRGVEIRPARNADGIVVLTGGSSRVSDAMELLAGGYGKRLLISGVHPTNALSDISRSLPDNQSLLLRCCVDLDRSAVNTRSNAAETRRWLRERGFKSLIVVTSNYHMPRAILELSHAMPDVTLIPFAVVGDRWRDEPWWTSGATLRLLLSEYAKYVAAEVRVRLADAGVDLAPELSDQPAPAPRRPATAQAN
- a CDS encoding DUF2125 domain-containing protein; this translates as MPDTTPAPRRRPLWRLFIMPALLVVAAAAWSAFWFYAASEVGVRADAWAAQEAKSGRVYACAKREVAGFPFRFEVRCDDASVALVSQTADAKALFTARLGEIMVIAQIYQPKLLIAEFKAPATLADRGQPPSMKVNWTSGRSSVSGLPDIPQRASIVFENPSIDRINGPVQTPLARAGQAQLHGRFAEGSAQDNPVIETVLQISGGSVQEVHPLLAAPFDVDVQTRLSGLKDFKPKPWPERFRELQAAGGRVEVVRSRVQQGDLVSVAAGTLSLNAQGRIDGELQMTVAGIEKVIPALGIEKMLEEGVPQATLDRVAPGVKSQDLNNLFGALDRAIPGLGKVVKQNANTGVAAGINALGKEAELEGKKARAFPLRFVDGAVFLGPLKVGQIPPLF
- a CDS encoding class I SAM-dependent methyltransferase; this translates as MTAVPCCVDPDSPVGCLSMGWRLKAMAFRVLEMPGGKHAHYFLQRHVTRTWPRPAATLVSLQNIARRVLEDYARHVGGTPSSVLEIGAGRDLAVPLALRRLGVAKVIASDVDRLARLDLIQHAARRILTGDVTLESWDHLERFGVCYRAPHDVTDTDQKVDCSCSNEVLEHIPPDQLVRLLAGLRAVTIGITTHSIDYSDHYARSDSSLSRFNFLKYDDAQWRPFNSGLQYVNRLRHSDYVRLFREAGFAILEESSVPGEPSAEIVDNVAPRFRQYEPADLFALRGRIVAQ